A window from Spirochaetota bacterium encodes these proteins:
- a CDS encoding desulfoferrodoxin family protein, which produces MKRKGYLFFATMAAVIAATAAPVFADRTAVAIEAPDTAKKGQSVVIRVNVTHKGNNFIHHTNWVYVKAEGKEIARWEFSSGKLPEGEVFSRDISLMVTAPVEVTAEGNCTIHGSRGVVTKKIAVK; this is translated from the coding sequence ATGAAAAGAAAGGGGTACTTGTTTTTCGCAACTATGGCGGCGGTAATTGCCGCAACCGCCGCGCCGGTATTTGCCGACAGAACAGCGGTTGCAATCGAAGCCCCCGATACAGCTAAAAAAGGCCAGTCGGTCGTAATAAGGGTAAACGTTACCCACAAAGGCAATAACTTCATCCATCATACCAACTGGGTGTATGTAAAGGCGGAAGGAAAAGAAATCGCGAGATGGGAATTCTCATCCGGAAAACTTCCCGAAGGAGAGGTTTTTTCGCGTGATATCAGCCTTATGGTAACGGCTCCCGTCGAGGTCACCGCGGAAGGCAATTGCACCATACACGGCAGCCGTGGTGTGGTGACAAAAAAAATCGCCGTCAAGTAG
- a CDS encoding 4Fe-4S binding protein: protein MKRQIISINEDKCNGCGLCVPGCPEGALQIIEGKARLVGDLFCDGLGACIGECPEGAITILEREAEPYNERIVMENIIKHGPSVISAHIKHLRDHNETGYLNEALDLLREKGLPVPVEVEHARQEHHAGCPGSRIVDMRGHTGTTRREGTASRQSELRQWPVQLHLINPHAPFLKNADLLVAADCVPFAYPAFHEDLLRDKILVIFCPKLDAGIDKYIEKLAEIFAHQDIKSVTVAHMEVPCCFGAGRIVETAMQKAGKRITIHDYTIGMAGGLSGEGAHPLSQLRGGGIR, encoded by the coding sequence ATGAAGCGTCAGATTATCAGTATAAACGAGGACAAGTGCAACGGCTGCGGCCTTTGCGTGCCGGGCTGCCCGGAGGGAGCCCTGCAGATCATAGAAGGGAAGGCCCGTCTGGTCGGTGATCTTTTCTGCGACGGGCTCGGGGCCTGTATCGGTGAATGCCCCGAGGGAGCGATCACCATACTTGAGCGCGAGGCGGAACCCTACAACGAGCGTATTGTGATGGAGAATATTATAAAGCATGGCCCATCGGTGATATCGGCCCATATCAAACACCTCCGCGACCATAACGAGACCGGATATCTAAATGAGGCTCTCGATCTGCTCAGGGAAAAGGGGCTCCCGGTGCCTGTTGAGGTTGAGCATGCCCGCCAGGAGCATCATGCCGGTTGCCCGGGGTCGCGCATTGTGGATATGCGCGGCCATACAGGTACGACACGCCGGGAGGGAACCGCGAGCCGGCAATCTGAACTGCGTCAGTGGCCTGTACAGCTCCACCTGATAAATCCGCACGCTCCATTCCTGAAAAACGCCGACCTTCTGGTTGCCGCTGACTGCGTACCCTTCGCCTATCCGGCGTTTCACGAAGACCTGCTGCGCGATAAAATCCTCGTGATTTTCTGCCCGAAACTGGACGCCGGAATCGATAAATACATCGAAAAACTCGCTGAAATATTCGCCCATCAGGACATAAAGTCGGTGACCGTCGCCCACATGGAAGTTCCCTGTTGTTTCGGCGCAGGACGGATCGTGGAAACGGCGATGCAGAAGGCCGGGAAGCGCATTACGATACACGATTACACCATCGGTATGGCGGGCGGCCTGTCCGGTGAGGGCGCGCACCCGTTGTCTCAATTGCGGGGCGGTGGTATACGGTAA
- a CDS encoding ammonia-forming cytochrome c nitrite reductase subunit c552, translating to MKNKVLIYALAVSAVCLFSFFIFFDGCAPDRAEMFKTAQIADEEFDAAKWGEVYPLQYESWLKTKEPRPKEKSFYKRGWDTDKTIWDKLSEFPFMALLFNGWGFGIEYNEPRGHYYMMIDQREIDQSRTKAGGACLTCKSPYAGKLVKEYGKDIFKMPYADAVDKIPKEHRDLGVTCIDCHDNKTMDLRVSRWTLAEGLKTIGKDRLSRQEMRMTVCAHCHVTYFIPKDEKMQSTNVVFPWKGSTWGNISIENIIRVLLSDPANKEWKQAVTGFKMAFIRHPEFEFFTNQSPHFKAGLACADCHMPYKRVGSFKISDHNIMSPLKDDLRSCSNCHPQSADRLRSRIKTIQDRTASLLIRAGYATATVAKLFELAHNQQARGKTVNPALYEKAKSFYEEAIYRGIFIGAENSVGFHNPDEAGRVLGDSIAYATKAEALLRQALAQAGIQIPESINLELARYLNGRGTHKINFRPGHEFKDPYGTQDKLLPRGARGI from the coding sequence ATGAAAAACAAGGTTCTCATATATGCGCTTGCGGTATCCGCCGTGTGCCTCTTTTCGTTCTTCATCTTTTTCGACGGCTGTGCCCCGGACAGAGCCGAGATGTTCAAGACCGCTCAGATTGCCGACGAGGAATTCGATGCAGCCAAATGGGGTGAGGTATATCCACTGCAATACGAATCGTGGCTGAAAACTAAAGAGCCGCGTCCGAAGGAGAAAAGCTTTTACAAGCGCGGCTGGGACACCGATAAGACAATCTGGGACAAGCTCTCCGAGTTTCCCTTCATGGCGCTCCTCTTTAACGGCTGGGGTTTCGGTATAGAATACAACGAACCGCGCGGGCATTATTACATGATGATCGACCAGCGCGAGATCGACCAGTCGCGCACTAAGGCCGGCGGAGCGTGCCTGACGTGCAAATCGCCCTATGCGGGCAAACTGGTGAAAGAATATGGCAAGGATATCTTCAAAATGCCGTATGCGGACGCCGTTGACAAGATACCGAAAGAGCACCGCGATCTTGGCGTAACCTGCATCGACTGTCATGATAACAAGACCATGGACCTCAGGGTGTCGCGCTGGACGCTCGCGGAGGGTTTGAAAACGATTGGCAAAGACAGGCTCAGCAGACAGGAAATGCGCATGACGGTCTGCGCACACTGCCATGTGACCTATTTCATACCGAAAGACGAGAAGATGCAGTCCACCAACGTGGTCTTTCCCTGGAAGGGAAGCACCTGGGGCAACATCAGCATCGAAAATATCATCAGGGTGCTGTTGTCAGACCCGGCAAACAAGGAATGGAAACAGGCCGTTACGGGATTCAAGATGGCGTTCATACGGCACCCGGAGTTCGAGTTTTTCACAAACCAGAGTCCGCACTTCAAGGCGGGGCTGGCGTGCGCCGACTGTCACATGCCGTACAAGCGGGTTGGATCGTTTAAAATTTCAGACCATAACATTATGAGCCCGCTCAAAGACGACCTTCGTTCCTGCTCCAACTGCCATCCCCAGTCCGCCGATCGCCTGAGGTCGAGAATCAAGACCATTCAGGACCGCACCGCTTCATTGCTGATACGGGCCGGATATGCCACGGCGACGGTGGCGAAACTGTTCGAGCTTGCCCATAACCAGCAGGCCCGGGGAAAGACCGTAAACCCGGCCCTGTACGAAAAGGCCAAATCCTTTTATGAGGAGGCGATTTATCGCGGCATCTTCATCGGTGCGGAAAATTCGGTGGGCTTCCACAATCCGGACGAAGCGGGAAGGGTACTCGGTGATTCGATCGCCTATGCGACCAAAGCCGAGGCCCTGCTGAGGCAGGCGCTGGCCCAGGCGGGCATTCAGATTCCCGAGTCGATCAATCTGGAGCTCGCGCGCTATCTCAATGGTAGGGGCACGCACAAGATCAATTTCAGGCCAGGGCATGAATTCAAGGACCCGTACGGGACCCAGGATAAATTACTCCCGCGCGGTGCACGGGGTATCTGA
- a CDS encoding MarR family transcriptional regulator: protein MEPANTGIDERIVTAFEKIAQVSRMLLWEAASAEKLSPIQLLFLLHIAGGPEELRKVGAIAKEFDLTPPTVSDAVSSLESKGLLIKESSPEDRRSVVLSLTREGRRTVRAVGRWKNTMIETVSSFPEDQKNVAMRFLSGLISSLFEKGVLSSARMCMVCGNMRIADDDCGARYICKITGRRFDESGVMIGCAVHSPKV, encoded by the coding sequence ATGGAACCGGCGAATACAGGCATTGATGAAAGAATAGTTACGGCATTTGAAAAGATCGCACAGGTGTCGCGAATGCTGTTGTGGGAAGCGGCAAGCGCTGAAAAACTGAGCCCTATCCAGTTGCTATTCCTGCTCCATATCGCCGGTGGTCCGGAGGAGTTACGGAAAGTAGGGGCCATAGCGAAGGAATTCGACCTTACTCCGCCAACGGTGAGCGATGCCGTCAGTTCGCTGGAGTCCAAGGGGCTCCTGATCAAGGAATCGAGCCCGGAGGACCGCAGATCGGTCGTTCTCTCCCTGACCAGGGAAGGCAGAAGAACGGTACGGGCCGTCGGCAGATGGAAGAACACGATGATTGAAACGGTGAGTTCCTTCCCCGAAGACCAAAAGAACGTTGCGATGCGTTTTCTTTCCGGACTTATCTCCTCGCTCTTCGAGAAGGGAGTTTTGAGCAGCGCGAGAATGTGCATGGTATGCGGGAATATGCGGATAGCGGATGATGATTGCGGTGCGCGGTACATTTGCAAAATTACCGGCAGACGTTTCGATGAATCGGGGGTGATGATCGGCTGCGCAGTCCACTCGCCAAAAGTATGA
- a CDS encoding cupin domain-containing protein: MDNNDYTKEGLKLGELIGVQDKAVVSKTLINKPAGTVTLFGFDTGEKLSEHTAPFDALVSIIEGDMSIFIEGRPFRLSAGEMIIMPADRPHALEALSPCKMMLVMIK; this comes from the coding sequence ATGGATAACAACGATTATACAAAAGAGGGATTGAAACTCGGGGAACTGATCGGCGTACAGGATAAAGCCGTGGTCAGCAAAACGCTGATCAACAAACCAGCGGGCACGGTAACGCTGTTCGGCTTCGATACGGGCGAAAAATTGAGCGAGCACACGGCGCCATTCGACGCGCTTGTCTCGATAATCGAAGGTGACATGAGCATTTTCATTGAGGGCAGGCCGTTCAGGCTCTCGGCCGGCGAGATGATCATCATGCCGGCGGACAGGCCGCATGCTCTCGAGGCGCTTTCACCGTGCAAGATGATGCTCGTTATGATAAAGTAA
- the nrfH gene encoding cytochrome c nitrite reductase small subunit, translated as MKDLIDSLRVKLKEMLADKRRRIIALVAVVFVVGLAAALPGYMKKTSTTEYCASCHVMLPQYEDWFYGGKHTQIRCVDCHLPNDNFVNHYIWKGLDGIKDVLYFYTGLVPDPIHSSRHARKTIQKNCIRCHEGLVSAISVDTMNCWDCHRNQFHNRINEF; from the coding sequence ATGAAGGATTTAATCGATTCGCTGCGCGTAAAATTAAAAGAAATGCTTGCGGATAAACGGCGGCGTATAATCGCCCTCGTCGCGGTCGTCTTTGTGGTCGGACTTGCGGCCGCGCTTCCCGGATACATGAAAAAAACCTCCACGACCGAGTACTGTGCAAGCTGTCATGTCATGCTTCCGCAATACGAAGACTGGTTTTACGGCGGAAAACATACGCAGATACGCTGTGTGGACTGCCACCTGCCCAACGATAATTTCGTCAATCATTACATCTGGAAGGGTCTCGACGGAATCAAAGACGTTCTCTACTTTTATACCGGACTGGTCCCCGATCCGATACATTCTTCACGTCACGCCAGAAAAACCATACAGAAAAACTGCATACGGTGCCACGAGGGGCTGGTGTCGGCCATCAGCGTCGACACGATGAACTGCTGGGACTGCCACCGCAACCAGTTTCACAACAGGATAAACGAATTTTAA
- a CDS encoding PAS domain S-box protein, translating into MTIKHDDINDVPYGMLWDIVNEARDLISMASEDGRVLFLNEAGRKMIGIDVDADITTFQIRQIYPERIWQLLRREALPAAVKYGSWRGETAILSKDGTEIPVSQIIQAHKKDGENIEYYSTIIRDISKRKNMERALLFSEKKFFIAFHSGPTMKLMIRLDDERIIDINESYLGAIGFSRDDVVGKTIEDSMAWGSADERAAFIEMIRTGSAIDNYEYSFTALGGERRTGLYSAEMVEFGEEKVLLLEAIDITDRKKAEEALRRSENKFIRVYQSSPEAITINRLSDGAYIEVNESALELSRYRREEVIGRSPGDLQIFSRYRDFLRMLSMMRCDRQVKKLEFDFRTKYGDIRNGIVSAEIIDFDGEPCVITSIVDITDRKRAARERDRERERLAVTLRSIGDGVITTNMYGEVVIINKVAEELTGWTQDEAYGRPLQEVFSIVNEMTRVPCENPVDKVLESGGIVGLANHTALIARDGTERVIADSGAPIRDREGAIIGVVLVFRDITEKQRMEAEIRKMQQIESLGVLAGGIAHDFNNILTAILGNINLGRLYTRPGEKLHEILVEAEKSALQARDLTRQLLTLSKGGKPLKRSGSMEKLLRDTTNFALRGSNIIPEFDIEEGLWQLEFDEAQMGQVFNNLVINARQAMYKGGVIKISASNIEGGSVRVPPVGDGRFVRITVADSGEGIPEGHLPHIYDPYFTTKQNGTGLGLTTTFSIIRNHDGYIHAESTPGVGTVFSVYLPAAPVNAVQAAREDGRAVTGEGRILFMDDEELVRNIASKLLRHLGYEVTCVRNGEEAVVEFARALEAGKAYDAVMLDLTVPGGMGGTETIRKIREMAPYVRAILSSGYSNDPVIAEYKKYGFDEIAVKPYKIEELSEVLYQALKS; encoded by the coding sequence ATGACGATAAAACACGACGATATCAATGATGTTCCCTATGGAATGCTGTGGGACATCGTCAACGAGGCCCGGGATTTAATTTCCATGGCGAGCGAGGACGGCAGGGTCCTTTTCCTCAACGAGGCGGGCAGGAAGATGATCGGAATCGATGTGGACGCGGACATCACGACATTTCAGATACGTCAGATTTATCCGGAGCGCATTTGGCAACTCCTGCGTCGCGAAGCGCTTCCCGCCGCGGTGAAATATGGGAGCTGGAGAGGCGAGACGGCCATTTTGAGTAAAGATGGAACGGAGATTCCGGTCTCGCAGATAATACAGGCGCATAAAAAAGATGGCGAAAACATCGAGTATTACTCGACGATAATACGCGACATCTCCAAACGAAAGAACATGGAAAGGGCCCTCCTGTTTTCCGAAAAGAAGTTTTTCATCGCCTTCCATTCAGGCCCTACCATGAAACTGATGATCCGGCTCGACGATGAACGAATTATCGATATCAACGAGAGCTACCTTGGAGCGATCGGATTTTCGCGCGATGATGTGGTGGGCAAAACGATAGAAGATTCGATGGCCTGGGGGAGTGCGGACGAGCGCGCCGCTTTTATCGAAATGATCCGCACCGGAAGCGCAATTGATAATTACGAGTATTCGTTTACCGCTTTAGGAGGGGAGCGACGCACCGGCCTTTACTCCGCCGAGATGGTCGAGTTTGGGGAAGAAAAGGTCCTGCTGCTGGAAGCGATCGATATTACCGACAGAAAAAAAGCCGAAGAAGCGTTGAGGCGCTCGGAAAACAAGTTTATCAGGGTTTACCAGTCGAGTCCTGAGGCGATAACCATAAACCGGCTGAGCGACGGGGCATATATCGAGGTAAACGAGAGCGCGCTTGAGCTCTCCCGTTACAGGAGGGAGGAGGTGATAGGCCGCAGCCCGGGCGATCTTCAGATATTCTCGCGATACCGTGATTTTCTTCGCATGCTGAGCATGATGCGGTGCGACCGGCAGGTGAAAAAACTCGAGTTTGATTTCAGGACCAAATATGGAGATATCAGGAACGGTATTGTTTCGGCCGAGATTATCGATTTCGACGGTGAACCGTGCGTCATTACCTCTATCGTCGATATCACTGACAGAAAGAGGGCCGCGCGTGAGCGTGACAGGGAAAGGGAACGTCTGGCCGTAACGCTACGAAGCATCGGTGACGGCGTGATAACCACGAACATGTATGGAGAGGTCGTTATTATTAATAAAGTGGCCGAGGAATTGACCGGATGGACACAGGATGAGGCGTATGGCAGGCCCCTCCAGGAGGTATTTTCGATCGTCAATGAGATGACGAGGGTCCCCTGTGAAAACCCGGTGGACAAGGTACTCGAATCAGGCGGAATAGTGGGACTTGCGAATCACACGGCGCTTATCGCGCGGGACGGCACCGAACGGGTCATCGCCGACAGCGGGGCGCCGATACGGGATAGGGAAGGTGCGATAATCGGCGTTGTGCTCGTCTTCCGGGATATTACCGAGAAGCAGCGCATGGAGGCCGAGATTCGGAAAATGCAGCAGATAGAGTCCCTCGGCGTGCTGGCGGGCGGGATAGCGCACGATTTCAATAATATTCTCACCGCGATTCTGGGCAATATCAACCTTGGCAGGCTGTACACAAGGCCGGGGGAAAAGCTTCATGAAATACTGGTCGAGGCGGAAAAATCGGCATTGCAGGCCCGCGACCTTACCCGCCAGCTTCTCACCCTCTCGAAAGGGGGCAAACCCCTCAAACGATCAGGTTCCATGGAAAAGCTGCTCCGCGATACAACGAATTTCGCGCTTCGCGGCTCGAATATCATACCGGAATTCGACATCGAGGAAGGACTGTGGCAGTTGGAGTTCGATGAGGCACAGATGGGCCAGGTGTTCAACAATCTTGTGATAAACGCGCGACAGGCGATGTATAAAGGCGGCGTGATTAAAATATCCGCCTCCAACATAGAGGGCGGCTCGGTCAGGGTTCCCCCCGTGGGTGACGGCAGATTTGTACGCATAACGGTTGCGGATTCCGGAGAGGGCATACCTGAAGGCCACCTGCCGCATATTTACGACCCGTATTTCACCACCAAACAAAACGGAACGGGCCTCGGCCTTACAACGACTTTCTCAATCATCCGGAACCATGACGGATATATACATGCCGAATCCACCCCGGGCGTGGGGACCGTTTTCAGCGTCTATCTTCCGGCGGCCCCGGTCAACGCCGTGCAGGCCGCCCGTGAGGATGGCCGTGCCGTAACCGGCGAGGGAAGAATACTCTTCATGGATGACGAGGAGCTCGTGCGCAATATCGCGTCGAAGTTGCTGCGGCATCTCGGATACGAGGTAACCTGCGTGCGTAACGGGGAAGAGGCCGTCGTGGAGTTCGCGCGCGCCCTCGAGGCCGGGAAAGCCTACGATGCCGTCATGCTCGACCTTACCGTTCCGGGCGGCATGGGCGGAACGGAAACCATCAGGAAAATCCGTGAAATGGCGCCCTATGTCAGGGCCATCCTGTCCAGCGGCTACTCGAACGATCCGGTAATTGCTGAATATAAAAAATATGGATTTGACGAAATTGCGGTTAAGCCGTATAAAATAGAGGAATTGAGCGAGGTGCTGTACCAGGCGCTCAAGAGTTGA